Proteins co-encoded in one Stenotrophomonas maltophilia genomic window:
- a CDS encoding DUF3861 family protein, with the protein MASPSTRYRISVTPIEKDGVQCTGRCTIELEHRASRDLMRLLEAAPRAAGLGGDERATLVIAAQLLRDIVQRHAGSEGHALAAVAAQTLAALDALEQLPSSR; encoded by the coding sequence ATGGCCAGCCCCTCCACCCGCTACCGCATCTCGGTGACGCCCATCGAAAAAGACGGCGTGCAGTGCACCGGGCGCTGCACCATCGAACTGGAGCATCGCGCCAGCCGCGACCTGATGCGCCTGCTGGAAGCCGCGCCGCGCGCGGCCGGGCTGGGCGGCGACGAACGCGCCACCCTGGTGATCGCAGCACAGCTGCTGCGCGACATCGTGCAGCGCCATGCCGGCAGCGAAGGCCACGCACTGGCCGCCGTTGCCGCGCAGACGCTGGCCGCGCTGGACGCGCTGGAGCAACTGCCCTCCTCCCGCTGA
- a CDS encoding DUF1439 domain-containing protein, with protein MRLRSLMTRLAASTVLIAAAIGAQAAPSISGRELSVGASDVQQYLDGSFPRTQDALGGLIALTMSHPQLSLPAGERLNLGMDVALATAGGNPAKLGTVKLSSGLRYDAQTQGFHLQQPSVDDFTPANQGGRLDSRTRGLLNAWLSDYAQREPIYKLDPAVAGVLGALQVQSAQVKNGKLVVTFNQNLGNLVPAGILGK; from the coding sequence ATGCGCCTGCGTTCCCTGATGACCCGCCTCGCCGCGTCCACCGTACTGATCGCCGCGGCGATCGGCGCGCAGGCGGCGCCCTCGATTTCCGGCCGCGAACTGTCGGTCGGCGCCAGCGATGTGCAGCAGTACCTCGACGGCAGCTTCCCGCGCACCCAGGACGCGTTGGGGGGGCTGATCGCGCTGACCATGAGCCACCCGCAGCTGAGCCTGCCGGCCGGCGAACGCTTGAACCTGGGCATGGACGTGGCGCTGGCCACCGCCGGCGGCAATCCGGCCAAGCTCGGCACGGTCAAGCTCAGCAGCGGCCTGCGCTACGACGCGCAGACCCAGGGCTTCCACCTGCAGCAGCCGAGCGTGGATGACTTCACCCCGGCCAACCAGGGCGGCCGCCTCGACTCGCGCACCCGCGGCCTGCTCAACGCATGGCTGAGCGACTACGCCCAGCGCGAACCGATCTACAAGCTGGACCCGGCCGTGGCCGGGGTGCTGGGCGCCCTGCAGGTGCAGTCGGCGCAGGTCAAGAACGGCAAGCTGGTGGTGACCTTCAACCAGAACCTGGGCAACCTGGTCCCGGCCGGCATCCTCGGCAAATGA
- a CDS encoding type 1 glutamine amidotransferase domain-containing protein, whose protein sequence is MAERLKGRNIAILATHGFEQSELTEPKRLLEAEGARVSVVSPAKEATIKGWKDKNWGDVVAVDIPLDEADPARFDALVLPGGVINPDTLRTHETALAFIRALDEAGKPVAAICHGPWLLINSGLAKGRELTSWPSLQQDLANAGASWRDAEVVVDGNLITSRKPDDIPAFSEAVVSALAA, encoded by the coding sequence ATGGCAGAGCGGCTCAAGGGCAGGAACATCGCCATCCTCGCCACCCACGGTTTTGAACAGTCCGAACTGACCGAGCCCAAGCGCCTGCTGGAAGCGGAAGGGGCGCGGGTGAGCGTGGTGTCGCCGGCCAAGGAGGCCACCATCAAGGGCTGGAAGGACAAGAACTGGGGCGATGTGGTGGCCGTGGATATCCCACTGGACGAGGCCGATCCGGCGCGCTTCGATGCGCTGGTACTGCCTGGCGGCGTAATCAATCCCGATACGCTGCGCACTCACGAAACCGCGCTGGCCTTCATCCGCGCGCTGGATGAGGCCGGCAAGCCTGTGGCGGCGATCTGCCATGGCCCCTGGCTGCTGATCAACAGTGGGCTGGCCAAGGGCCGCGAACTGACGTCCTGGCCGTCGCTGCAGCAGGATCTGGCCAACGCTGGTGCGAGCTGGCGCGATGCCGAAGTGGTGGTGGATGGCAATCTCATCACCAGCCGCAAGCCGGACGACATTCCCGCCTTCAGCGAGGCGGTGGTGAGCGCATTGGCTGCATGA